One stretch of Emys orbicularis isolate rEmyOrb1 chromosome 5, rEmyOrb1.hap1, whole genome shotgun sequence DNA includes these proteins:
- the AP5S1 gene encoding AP-5 complex subunit sigma-1, translating to MVHAFLIHTLHPRPGEEAGLCRVLYSRVFGSERLDQSPEEPGPHDLEKERLGRKEQILAVARQVDSTCKLLHQVSGRPASDFPIQLPDEPISLQDAPSGVFRLPPGDPFCENKTVLWLGVLSLGFALVCDPQENLTLAENTLRLVVKYLLEHLKLLNQGSDVVLKADKTEIILSKFLPHGQLFFLNDQFVQGLEKELGACLAK from the exons ATGGTTCATGCGTTCCTCATCCATACGCTGCACCCTCGGCCCGGGGAAGAGGCTGGGCTCTGCCGGGTGTTGTATTCCAGGGTCTTTGGCTCTGAGAGGCTGGACCAGTCACCGGAGGAGCCCGGGCCGCATGATCTCGAGAAGGAGAGGCTGGGCAGGAAGGAGCAGATTTTGGCTGTGGCGAG GCAGGTGGATTCAACATGTAAACTGCTGCACCAGGTGTCAGGGCGACCTGCCTCTGACTTCCCCATCCAGCTGCCCGACGAGCCCATTTCCCTCCAGGATGCCCCATCCGGGGTGTTCCGCCTCCCTCCCGGGGATCCCTTCTGTGAGAACAAGACGGTGCTCTGGCTGGGGGTCCTGTCTCTGGGCTTCGCTCTGGTGTGCGACCCCCAGGAGAACCTGACGCTGGCCGAGAACACCCTGCGGCTGGTGGTAAAGTATCTCCTGGAGCATCTGAAGTTGCTGAACCAGGGCAGCGACGTGGTCCTCAAGGCAGACAAGACCGAGATCATCCTGAGCAAGTTTCTGCCCCATGGGCAGTTGTTCTTCCTGAATGATCAGTTTGTCCAGGGACTAGAAAAGGAGCTGGGTGCCTGTCTGGCCAAGTAG